A single genomic interval of Candidatus Eremiobacterota bacterium harbors:
- a CDS encoding branched-chain amino acid ABC transporter permease, producing the protein MTTFALLLITGLGLGALYFLIAAGLSLIWGLMRVLNFAHGAFFTVAAYAGWSVARALGGQSPGVQWIAAVAVAIVVGGVFAALTEVVLIRPLYARHVGQVLVTVGLALATIALVQGGFGSDPQRLALPDWMTRTTSVVGANIPNTRLLVIVAALIVFGLLLFFLRRTRFGLIVRAGVENRAMVQALGIDVQRAFTLVFAIGGMAAGLAGMLAGTYYGTIDPGRGTGMLIFAFIVVIIGGLGSVTGSAAAAVVVGELQQFLNFYGATGVGDFSVVLLLAVVLLIRPGGFAGASTA; encoded by the coding sequence ATGACGACCTTCGCGCTGCTGCTGATCACCGGGCTCGGCCTGGGCGCGCTCTATTTCCTGATCGCCGCGGGGCTCTCGCTGATCTGGGGCTTGATGCGCGTGCTGAACTTCGCGCACGGCGCGTTCTTCACGGTCGCGGCGTACGCGGGCTGGTCGGTGGCGCGCGCGCTCGGCGGTCAGTCGCCCGGCGTGCAGTGGATCGCGGCGGTCGCGGTGGCGATCGTCGTCGGCGGCGTGTTTGCCGCGTTGACCGAAGTCGTGTTGATTCGCCCGCTGTACGCGCGCCACGTCGGCCAGGTGCTGGTGACGGTCGGGCTCGCTCTCGCGACGATCGCGCTGGTGCAAGGCGGCTTCGGAAGCGATCCGCAGCGGCTCGCGCTGCCGGACTGGATGACGAGAACGACATCGGTCGTCGGCGCGAACATCCCGAACACCCGGCTGCTGGTCATCGTCGCGGCGCTGATCGTGTTTGGGCTGCTGCTGTTCTTCTTGCGTCGCACGCGGTTCGGGCTCATCGTGCGCGCGGGGGTCGAGAACCGCGCCATGGTGCAGGCGCTCGGCATCGACGTGCAGCGCGCCTTCACGCTGGTGTTCGCGATCGGCGGGATGGCGGCCGGGCTCGCCGGGATGCTCGCCGGAACGTACTACGGCACGATCGATCCGGGGCGCGGCACCGGGATGCTTATCTTCGCGTTCATCGTCGTGATCATCGGCGGGCTCGGCTCGGTCACCGGCTCCGCCGCCGCGGCGGTCGTCGTCGGCGAGCTGCAGCAGTTTCTGAACTTCTACGGCGCGACGGGGGTCGGCGACTTCTCGGTCGTGCTGCTGCTCGCGGTGGTGCTGCTGATACGGCCCGGCGGTTTCGCGGGAGCTTCGACGGCATGA
- the thrS gene encoding threonine--tRNA ligase, which yields MTTSTTGAPPEQPHPAVDIDHLRHTAAHVLAYAVQDIFPEAKPTIGPAIENGFYYDFDRAKPFTPDDLRKLEARMREIVAADYPMTGERVTRDEAIEHFRDNPYKVEIARGIPEDEPITLYTIGAFTDLCRGGHADSTGAIGALELESVAGAYWRGDSKNAMLQRIYGTAFPTQQELDDYHKFLEEAEKRDHRKLGRELDLYHVDELAGGGLIFWHPKGALMRGIVEEFIREGLRERGYLPVVTPHVVHEDLYAISGHLENFAHGMFGPLEVEGQRFRLKPMNCPGHILIYKADLRSYRDLPLRYSEFGTVYRFELSGTLHGLTRVRGFTQDDAHLFCTPEQVQGEFEQTLDEALRLMEAFDFKDFEYFLSTREHRAPTDEIAESAIRKALESRNLPYEVDEGGGAFYGPKLDINLHDAIGRKWQLGTVQVDFLLPERFDLKYRGPDGADHRPVMIHRALAGSMERFFGVLIEHFGGAFPAWLAPVQAVVAPITEHQLDYAYEVRDTLRARGFRIDVDSSNEKLGYKIRHWKTQKVPYILVVGKSEAAAGTVNVNERGVEAKRTETIEQFAEELTKRVASRR from the coding sequence GTGACGACCTCGACCACCGGAGCGCCTCCGGAGCAACCGCACCCCGCCGTGGACATCGACCATCTGCGCCACACCGCCGCGCACGTGCTCGCGTACGCCGTGCAGGACATCTTCCCCGAGGCGAAGCCGACGATCGGCCCTGCCATCGAGAACGGGTTCTACTACGACTTCGACCGCGCCAAGCCGTTCACGCCGGACGATCTGCGCAAGCTCGAAGCGCGGATGCGCGAGATCGTCGCGGCCGACTATCCGATGACGGGCGAGCGGGTAACGCGCGACGAGGCGATCGAGCACTTCCGCGACAACCCGTACAAGGTCGAGATCGCGCGAGGCATCCCTGAAGACGAGCCGATCACGCTCTACACGATCGGTGCGTTCACCGACCTGTGCCGCGGCGGCCACGCCGACTCGACCGGCGCGATCGGCGCGCTCGAGCTGGAGTCGGTCGCCGGCGCGTACTGGCGCGGCGACTCGAAGAACGCGATGCTGCAGCGCATCTACGGCACCGCGTTCCCGACCCAGCAAGAGCTCGATGACTACCACAAGTTCCTGGAAGAAGCCGAGAAGCGCGATCACCGCAAGCTCGGGCGCGAGCTCGACCTTTACCACGTCGACGAGCTCGCCGGCGGCGGGCTGATCTTCTGGCACCCGAAGGGCGCGCTGATGCGCGGGATCGTCGAGGAGTTCATCCGCGAAGGCCTGCGCGAGCGCGGCTACCTGCCGGTCGTCACGCCGCACGTCGTGCACGAAGACCTCTACGCGATCTCCGGACACCTGGAGAACTTCGCGCACGGGATGTTCGGGCCGCTCGAGGTCGAGGGCCAGCGCTTCCGCCTCAAGCCGATGAACTGCCCCGGCCACATCCTCATCTACAAAGCCGACCTGCGCTCGTACCGCGATCTTCCGCTGCGGTACAGCGAGTTCGGCACGGTCTACCGCTTCGAGCTGAGCGGGACGCTGCACGGGCTGACCCGCGTGCGCGGTTTCACCCAGGACGACGCGCACCTGTTTTGCACGCCCGAACAGGTGCAGGGTGAGTTCGAGCAGACGCTCGACGAGGCGCTGCGGCTGATGGAAGCGTTCGACTTCAAGGACTTCGAGTATTTCCTCAGCACGCGCGAGCACCGCGCGCCGACCGATGAGATCGCGGAGAGCGCGATCCGCAAGGCGCTGGAGTCGCGCAACCTTCCGTACGAGGTCGACGAGGGCGGGGGCGCGTTCTACGGCCCGAAGCTCGACATCAACCTGCACGACGCGATCGGTCGCAAGTGGCAGCTCGGCACGGTGCAGGTGGACTTCCTGTTGCCCGAACGCTTCGATCTGAAGTACCGCGGACCGGACGGCGCGGACCACCGCCCGGTGATGATCCACCGCGCGCTCGCCGGCTCGATGGAGCGTTTCTTCGGCGTGCTGATCGAGCACTTCGGCGGAGCGTTTCCGGCCTGGCTCGCGCCGGTGCAGGCGGTCGTCGCGCCGATCACCGAGCACCAGCTCGACTATGCGTACGAGGTGCGCGACACGTTGCGCGCGCGCGGCTTCCGCATCGACGTGGATTCCTCGAACGAAAAGCTCGGCTACAAGATCCGCCACTGGAAGACGCAGAAGGTGCCGTACATCCTCGTCGTCGGCAAGTCCGAAGCCGCCGCGGGAACGGTGAACGTCAACGAGCGCGGCGTCGAGGCGAAGCGCACCGAGACGATCGAGCAGTTCGCCGAAGAGCTGACGAAACGGGTCGCGTCGCGCCGGTAA
- a CDS encoding ABC transporter ATP-binding protein yields METEQLGLHIRGAVIVDDVSLAVNEGEFLVIIGPNGAGKTTLFNLLSGVTRPTAGRIVFRGTDVTRAPAYVRARLGLGRTFQTSTIFAELTTLENARLAAQAYLGGSNRVWVLADAQRDALERARAALASVGLEARAQTKAALLSHGEKRKLDLAILLCGDPQVVLLDEPTAGIAVEDVPEMMTLIRSIHRERGKTVLMVEHRMDLVMGLADRMAVMHHGALLAVDTPERIVANETVQSAYLGDPL; encoded by the coding sequence ATGGAGACCGAGCAGCTCGGCCTGCACATCCGCGGCGCCGTGATCGTCGACGACGTGAGCCTGGCGGTGAACGAGGGCGAGTTCCTCGTCATCATCGGGCCGAACGGCGCCGGCAAGACGACGCTGTTCAACCTGCTCTCGGGCGTCACGCGCCCGACCGCGGGCCGCATCGTCTTTCGCGGAACCGACGTCACGCGTGCGCCGGCGTACGTGCGCGCACGGCTCGGTCTGGGCCGCACGTTTCAGACCTCCACGATCTTCGCCGAGCTCACGACGCTGGAGAACGCGCGGCTCGCCGCGCAGGCGTACCTCGGCGGCTCGAACCGCGTCTGGGTGCTGGCCGACGCGCAGCGCGACGCGCTGGAGCGCGCGCGCGCCGCGCTGGCCTCGGTCGGCCTCGAAGCGCGCGCGCAGACGAAGGCCGCGCTGCTTTCGCACGGCGAGAAGCGCAAGCTCGACCTTGCGATTCTCTTGTGCGGCGATCCGCAGGTGGTGCTGCTCGACGAGCCGACGGCAGGGATCGCGGTCGAAGACGTCCCCGAGATGATGACGCTGATCCGCAGCATCCACCGCGAGCGCGGCAAGACGGTGCTCATGGTGGAGCACCGCATGGACTTGGTGATGGGACTCGCCGACCGGATGGCGGTGATGCACCACGGCGCGCTGCTCGCCGTCGACACACCCGAGCGCATCGTCGCGAACGAGACGGTGCAGTCGGCATACCTCGGAGATCCGCTGTGA
- a CDS encoding GNAT family N-acetyltransferase, translating into MIIESLQKDKHHRLAFRSGKEPLDRFIHEYAHQALAKGLSKTYVAVDEADETVILGYYTVTTCRIDAGALPDTIAKKLKLPKHELPASLVARLAVSESVKRRGIGELLLMDAMARCARVADEVGGVAIVVDALEEKVVAFYERVGFRRFEPGSLKLFIPIATVRELLGRADRQRQAG; encoded by the coding sequence GTGATCATCGAGTCCCTGCAAAAGGACAAGCACCACCGCCTGGCGTTTAGATCAGGCAAAGAGCCGCTCGACCGGTTCATTCACGAGTACGCGCATCAGGCACTCGCCAAGGGGCTCTCGAAAACGTACGTCGCAGTCGACGAAGCGGACGAAACGGTGATCCTCGGATACTACACGGTGACGACGTGCCGCATCGACGCCGGCGCCCTCCCCGACACCATCGCAAAGAAGCTGAAGCTGCCCAAGCACGAGCTTCCGGCATCGCTGGTCGCGCGGTTGGCGGTCTCGGAGTCCGTCAAGCGCCGCGGCATTGGAGAGCTGTTGCTGATGGACGCGATGGCGCGCTGCGCGCGCGTCGCCGACGAGGTCGGCGGCGTCGCGATCGTCGTCGACGCGCTCGAGGAAAAGGTCGTCGCGTTCTACGAACGCGTCGGCTTCCGCCGTTTCGAGCCCGGGTCGCTGAAGCTGTTCATCCCGATAGCGACGGTGCGCGAGCTGCTCGGCCGCGCTGACCGGCAGCGCCAAGCCGGCTAG
- a CDS encoding DUF1778 domain-containing protein produces the protein MSPLSKSEDDRITALASSGARKTRDRAQFRPTAEQKELLIRAATLTGQTLSEFMRTAVEERAKRVIAEHERIVLNDRARETFLTALAKPPRPNDRLVALAKRYAREVKSRP, from the coding sequence ATGTCGCCGCTTTCGAAATCCGAAGATGACCGCATTACCGCATTGGCGTCCAGCGGCGCGCGCAAGACGCGGGACCGCGCGCAATTCCGCCCCACGGCGGAGCAGAAGGAACTCCTGATTCGCGCTGCCACGCTGACCGGGCAGACGCTGTCCGAGTTCATGCGAACCGCGGTGGAAGAGCGCGCGAAGCGCGTCATCGCCGAGCATGAGCGGATCGTTCTTAACGACCGCGCCCGTGAGACGTTCCTCACGGCATTGGCGAAGCCGCCTCGGCCGAACGACCGGCTCGTTGCGCTCGCCAAACGCTATGCGCGCGAGGTCAAGAGCCGCCCGTGA
- a CDS encoding ABC transporter ATP-binding protein encodes MNGAGPLLAVRELDVYLAESHVLQGVSFDVRRGGITGLLGRNGVGKTTALRGILGLVPRTGSVLLGGDETINLPTHEIVRRGVAYVPEDRDVFAGLTVAENLRLAERAPAPRYELVYELFPELKQRAAQKGGTLSGGQQQMVALARALLNPDDRILLIDEPTKGLAPLVVRHVVDALRRAADVATILLVEQNLSVAHALVREVIVLDQGRVSFTGEVDELMGDAALARKHLGLAAAGSH; translated from the coding sequence GTGAACGGCGCCGGCCCGCTGCTCGCGGTGCGCGAGCTCGACGTGTACCTCGCCGAGTCGCACGTCCTGCAAGGCGTCTCGTTCGACGTGCGGCGCGGCGGGATCACCGGGCTGCTCGGCCGCAACGGCGTCGGAAAGACGACGGCGCTGCGCGGAATCCTGGGCCTGGTTCCGCGCACGGGCAGCGTGCTGCTCGGCGGCGATGAGACGATCAATTTGCCGACGCACGAGATCGTGCGGCGCGGGGTGGCGTACGTTCCGGAGGACCGCGACGTCTTCGCGGGGTTGACCGTCGCGGAAAATTTGCGCCTGGCCGAGCGCGCGCCGGCGCCGCGGTACGAGCTGGTCTACGAGCTGTTTCCGGAGCTCAAGCAGCGCGCCGCGCAAAAAGGCGGCACGCTGTCGGGCGGGCAGCAGCAGATGGTCGCGCTGGCGCGCGCACTGCTGAATCCGGACGACCGGATCCTGCTGATCGACGAGCCGACGAAGGGGCTCGCGCCGCTGGTCGTGCGGCACGTCGTCGACGCGCTGCGGCGCGCGGCCGACGTCGCGACGATCCTGCTCGTCGAGCAAAACCTCAGCGTCGCGCACGCGCTGGTGCGCGAGGTGATCGTGCTCGACCAAGGCCGCGTCTCGTTCACCGGCGAGGTCGACGAGCTGATGGGCGACGCGGCGCTGGCGCGCAAGCATCTCGGCCTCGCCGCGGCGGGGAGCCACTGA
- a CDS encoding branched-chain amino acid ABC transporter permease, translating into MTRRTRLIALGVVLALCIALPWIGIAIPGLFEGALNAPGTLNLLGLCFVFGALALTYDLVFGYVGLLSFGHALYFATGVYVTAIALTRWHWSLPQALALTAVVSVVLPLALGAICLRMRDIPFAMVTLAFAQAGSILVSQNPFGLTGGEEGLALGSDTLPPALVGVANTHNVYWIALALLLVVYAIAWRAVNSPPGRVWQAIRENERRVGVLGLNPYLYKLGAFVLSAFLASATGVVYLLLQGGANPQVTTADFTLALLVMVVLGGVGTLWGAVLGGIVYEYLDFRLVALSNTPAVQSLPGVLRVPLSEPLFLLGVLFIVLVLFVPGGLGGALERRFKPVRAALGSSAARA; encoded by the coding sequence ATGACGCGTCGCACGCGCTTGATCGCGCTCGGCGTCGTGCTCGCGCTGTGCATCGCGCTGCCGTGGATCGGGATCGCGATTCCGGGTTTGTTCGAAGGCGCGCTCAATGCGCCCGGCACGTTGAACCTGCTCGGGCTGTGCTTCGTCTTCGGCGCGCTCGCGCTCACGTACGATCTCGTGTTCGGGTACGTCGGGCTGCTCTCGTTCGGGCACGCGCTGTACTTCGCTACCGGCGTCTACGTGACGGCGATCGCGCTGACGCGCTGGCACTGGAGCCTGCCGCAAGCGCTCGCGCTGACCGCCGTCGTCTCCGTCGTGCTGCCGCTGGCGCTCGGCGCGATCTGCCTGCGGATGCGCGACATTCCGTTCGCGATGGTGACGCTGGCGTTCGCGCAGGCCGGCTCGATTCTGGTGAGCCAGAACCCGTTCGGGCTGACCGGCGGGGAAGAGGGTCTCGCGCTCGGCAGCGACACGCTCCCGCCCGCGCTGGTCGGCGTCGCGAACACGCACAACGTCTATTGGATCGCGCTGGCGCTGCTGCTGGTGGTGTACGCGATTGCGTGGCGGGCTGTGAACTCGCCGCCGGGCCGCGTGTGGCAGGCGATCCGCGAGAACGAGCGCCGCGTCGGCGTGCTCGGGCTCAACCCGTACCTCTACAAGCTCGGGGCGTTCGTGCTCTCGGCGTTTCTGGCGTCGGCGACCGGCGTGGTCTACCTGCTGCTGCAAGGCGGCGCGAACCCGCAGGTGACGACCGCCGACTTCACGCTCGCGCTGCTGGTGATGGTCGTACTCGGCGGCGTCGGGACGCTATGGGGCGCGGTGCTCGGCGGGATCGTCTACGAGTACCTCGACTTCCGCCTGGTCGCGCTCTCGAACACGCCCGCGGTGCAGTCACTCCCCGGCGTGCTGCGCGTCCCGCTCTCGGAACCGCTCTTTCTGCTGGGCGTGCTCTTCATCGTGCTGGTCCTCTTTGTCCCCGGCGGGCTGGGCGGCGCGCTCGAGCGCCGATTCAAGCCCGTTCGGGCGGCGCTTGGCAGCAGCGCGGCCCGGGCATAG
- a CDS encoding VIT1/CCC1 transporter family protein, whose translation MLQAASHERHRGGPQTIRDLVLGMADGLTVPFALAAGVTGAIAASKIVLTAGLAEIVAGAISMGLGGYLAARSELAHYNKEYAREVRETHEIPNEEKAEVAQILHDYGVREPTLSRVVNEIASDREQWVEFMMRNELGLERPDDRAAPRSAILVGGGYVLGGIFPLAPYALVHDAHQALTWSIVFTTFALLVFGAVRARVLATPVLLGALQTWFIGALAAGVAYALARLVNHAV comes from the coding sequence ATGCTCCAAGCAGCCAGCCATGAGCGCCACCGTGGCGGACCGCAGACGATCCGCGATCTCGTCCTCGGGATGGCCGACGGGCTGACGGTCCCCTTCGCGCTCGCCGCCGGCGTGACCGGTGCGATCGCCGCGAGCAAGATCGTGCTCACCGCCGGCTTGGCGGAGATCGTCGCCGGCGCGATCTCGATGGGGCTCGGCGGTTACTTGGCCGCCCGCAGCGAGCTCGCGCACTACAACAAAGAGTACGCCCGCGAGGTGCGCGAGACGCACGAGATCCCGAACGAAGAGAAGGCCGAGGTCGCGCAGATCCTGCACGACTACGGCGTCCGCGAGCCGACGCTCTCGCGCGTGGTCAACGAGATCGCAAGCGACCGCGAGCAGTGGGTCGAGTTCATGATGCGCAACGAGCTCGGTCTCGAGCGCCCCGACGACCGCGCGGCGCCGCGCAGCGCGATCCTGGTCGGCGGCGGCTACGTGCTCGGCGGAATCTTCCCGCTCGCGCCATACGCGCTCGTCCACGACGCACACCAAGCGCTGACGTGGTCGATCGTCTTCACGACGTTCGCGCTGCTCGTGTTCGGCGCCGTCCGCGCCCGCGTGCTCGCAACGCCGGTCCTCCTCGGCGCGCTACAGACCTGGTTCATCGGCGCGCTCGCCGCAGGCGTCGCATATGCGCTCGCGCGGCTGGTAAACCACGCGGTCTGA
- a CDS encoding substrate-binding domain-containing protein, producing the protein MLQQERTLRLREVVAALTASALLVELVALSGIAPAQAAGPKGPVNVGLIYSKTGALASYGAQYADGFAVGLDYATHGTGTAAGHKIVVTERDDATDAAKAVAAAKELIGQGFKIIGGSTSSGAGTQLAPLAKENNVLFVSGPAATDALTGINRNTFRSGRQTYQDVLTAGTIVGTNLRGKKVVVFAQDSTFGQANVNAVRAVLGGAGGEVSSVLAPPSANDFAPFAQKIKDARPDLLFVAWAGATAPAMWKALDDSGVLGATKVVTGLDQRSTYETLGSAGSKLSFLSHYFYQAPKNKVNDALIAGLKKQNKVPDIFSADGFVAAQMIVHAIEKADGDDVAKMIPALEGWTFEAPKGRQTVRAADHAMLQPMFVAKLEGKPGSLEPRLLRTVPPGAVAPPVKPFK; encoded by the coding sequence GTGCTTCAACAGGAGAGAACTTTGAGGTTACGTGAGGTTGTTGCTGCGCTGACGGCGTCGGCGCTGCTCGTCGAGCTCGTCGCGCTGAGCGGGATCGCGCCCGCGCAAGCCGCCGGGCCGAAGGGCCCGGTCAACGTCGGGCTGATCTACTCGAAGACCGGCGCGCTCGCGTCGTACGGCGCGCAGTACGCCGACGGGTTCGCGGTCGGGCTCGACTACGCCACGCACGGGACGGGGACGGCGGCGGGCCACAAGATCGTCGTCACCGAGCGCGACGACGCGACCGACGCCGCCAAGGCGGTCGCGGCGGCCAAAGAGCTCATCGGCCAAGGCTTCAAGATCATCGGCGGCTCGACCAGCTCGGGCGCCGGGACGCAGCTCGCGCCGCTCGCGAAGGAGAACAACGTCCTCTTCGTCTCCGGGCCGGCCGCGACCGACGCGCTCACCGGCATCAACCGCAACACGTTTCGCTCGGGGCGCCAGACGTACCAGGACGTGCTGACCGCGGGAACGATCGTCGGCACGAACTTGCGCGGCAAGAAGGTCGTCGTGTTCGCACAAGACTCGACCTTCGGGCAAGCCAACGTCAACGCGGTTCGCGCGGTGCTCGGCGGCGCCGGCGGCGAGGTCTCCAGCGTGCTGGCCCCGCCCTCGGCCAACGACTTCGCGCCGTTCGCGCAGAAGATCAAGGACGCGAGGCCCGATCTGCTCTTCGTCGCCTGGGCCGGCGCGACCGCGCCCGCGATGTGGAAGGCGCTCGACGACTCCGGCGTGCTCGGCGCAACCAAGGTGGTGACCGGGCTCGACCAGCGCTCGACGTACGAGACGCTGGGCAGCGCCGGATCGAAGCTCTCGTTCCTCTCGCACTATTTCTACCAGGCGCCGAAGAACAAGGTCAACGACGCCCTGATCGCCGGGCTCAAGAAGCAGAACAAAGTCCCCGACATCTTCTCCGCCGACGGGTTCGTCGCGGCGCAGATGATCGTGCACGCCATCGAGAAAGCCGACGGGGACGACGTCGCCAAGATGATCCCGGCGCTCGAAGGCTGGACGTTCGAGGCGCCCAAGGGCCGGCAGACGGTGCGCGCGGCAGACCACGCGATGCTGCAGCCGATGTTCGTCGCGAAGCTCGAAGGGAAGCCGGGATCACTCGAGCCGCGGCTGCTGCGCACGGTTCCGCCCGGCGCGGTCGCGCCGCCGGTGAAGCCGTTCAAGTAA